A genomic stretch from Malus domestica chromosome 15, GDT2T_hap1 includes:
- the LOC114821561 gene encoding proline-rich extensin-like protein EPR1 produces the protein MTYLKLFVLFLVVVILITTSSNAQYNEDDKLQVTPIRHEIYKPSMFIPPLTKPWLPPFPKPWLPPFYKPPFLPPIVVRRPPPPPPKNPPPPPPQKNPPPPPPQKNPPPPPPQNKPPPPPPTQKNPPPPPPQKNPPPPPPQKNPPPPPPPQKNQPPTPTPTPPRKSPPPTPSPTLTPAPTPTPTPTPTPTPTPTPTPTPPRKSPPPTPSPTLTPATTPTPTPTPTPTPTPTPTPTPTPTPTPTPTPTPTPPGKNPPPTPTPTLGQSNPPPAPLPSQNSAPRTPPTQNNPPPTPTPGKPNPFPAPSPGQINHSQAPPQHNSPLAPSPGKNNHSPAPPPMNNPPLISSPQNNPPLAPPPGQNNPPRAPPPQNIPSLAPSPGRNNPPRAPQPLNNLPPSPSPSHSNPTPAPSPGRNNPQRAPPSPSPSRNNPPPPTSSSQNNPPPPQPNNRPPPPLPSQNSHPPPPSRGWNNPPQVPLPQNIHPPPPPPNLNNPPPPPLVSRKNPPPPPSPGRNNLPSPPPPPSLNNLRPPPPIIHKN, from the coding sequence ATGACTTACTTAAAGTTGTTTGTGCTATTTCTTGTAGTGGTTATTCTTATCACAACTTCATCCAATGCCCAATACAATGAGGATGACAAGCTACAAGTCACTCCCATAAGACACGAAATTTACAAGCCATCAATGTTTATACCACCATTAACTAAGCCATGGCTACCACCATTTCCCAAGCCATGGCTACCACCATTTTACAAGCCGCCATTTCTTCCTCCTATTGTAGTGAGACGaccaccacctccacctccGAAGAATCCGCCACCACCCCCACCGCAGAAGAATCCGCCACCACCGCCACCTCAGAAAAATCCTCCACCACCGCCACCTCAAAACAAACCACCGCCACCGCCCCCAACTCAGAAGAATCCGCCACCACCGCCACCTCAGAAAAATCCTCCACCGCCGCCACCTCAAAAAAATCCACCGCCACCACCCCCACCTCAAAAAAATCAACCACCAACACCAACTCCAACACCACCTAGAAAAAGTCCGCCACCAACACCATCACCAACTCTAACACCAGCTCCAACTCCAACGCCAACACCAACACCAACACCAACACCAACGCCAACGCCAACGCCAACACCACCTAGAAAAAGTCCGCCACCAACACCATCACCAACTCTAACACCAGCTACAACTCCAACGCCAACACCAACACCAACACCAACACCAACGCCAACACCAACGCCAACGCCAACGCCAACACCAACACCAACACCAACACCAACACCAACACCCCCTGGAAAGAATCCACCACCAACTCCAACACCAACACTAGGTCAAAGCAACCCCCCTCCAGCACCTTTACCGAGTCAAAACAGTGCACCACGAACACCACCAACTCAGAACAATCCACCACCAACACCTACACCTGGTAAGCCCAACCCTTTTCCAGCACCTTCACCGGGTCAAATCAATCATTCGCAAGCACCACCTCAACATAATTCACCACTAGCACCATCACCGGGTAAAAACAATCATTCGCCTGCACCACCGCCTATGAATAATCCACCGTTAATATCGTCACCTCAAAATAATCCACCACTAGCCCCACCACCAGGACAAAACAATCCTCCACGAGCACCACCACCTCAGAACATTCCATCATTAGCCCCATCACCAGGACGAAATAATCCTCCACGAGCACCACAACCTTTGAACAATctaccaccatcaccatcaccaagTCATAGCAACCCTACTCCAGCACCTTCACCAGGTCGAAACAATCCTCAACGagcaccaccatcaccatcaccaagTCGGAACAATCCACCGCCACCAACATCATCAAGTCAGAACAATCCACCGCCACCCCAGCCAAACAATCGACCGCCACCACCTTTACCTAGTCAAAACAGtcatccaccaccaccatcacgtGGTTGGAACAATCCCCCACAAGTTCCACTACCTCAgaacatccatccaccaccacctccaccaaATCTGAATAATCCTCCTCCACCACCTTTAGTAAGTCGAAAAAATCCTCCCCCACCACCATCCCCAGGTCGAAACAATCTTccttcaccaccaccaccaccaagttTGAACAATTTGCGACCACCCCCACCAATTATCCATAAAAATTGA
- the LOC114821563 gene encoding probable helicase MAGATAMA 3: MLLYHNLVDKYPELKSSQRFTIISPYRGQVTLFKERFRSTFGVESDKFVDITTIDGCQGREKDVAIFSCVRTNEHGKIGFLSDFRRMNVAITRAKSSVLVVGSASTLRKRDEHWNNLIESAEKRDCLLKVSQPYTSFFSDENLETMAIKKEFSLEEVENDEVDNYAGSNNFGGADPAEGEENDYGDGGMDMDDGGNGDD, from the exons ATGCTCTTGTATCATAATTTAGTGGATAAATATCCAGAGCTTAAATCAAGTCAGCGGTTCACGATTATATCCCCGTATCGTGGACAAGTAACTCTCTTCAAAGAACGTTTCAGAAGTACTTTCGGAGTGGAGTCTGACAAATTCGTGGATATTACTACTATTGATGGTTGCCAG GGACGTGAAAAGGATGTTGCAATATTTTCATGTGTCAGGACAAACGAGCATGGAAAAATTGGGTTTCTGTCTGATTTTCGGCGAATGAATGTTGCGATCACTAGAGCAAAATCTTCTGTCTTG GTAGTGGGATCTGCATCAACATTAAGGAAGCGCGATGAGCATTGGAATAACCTTATCGAAAGCGCTGAAAAGAGGGATTGTTTGCTTAAG GTCTCACAGCCATACACTTCATTTTTCAGTGATGAGAATCTGGAAACCATGGCTATCAAGAAAGAATTCTCATTGGAGGAGGTTGAGAATGATGAGGTGGATAACTATGCaggttcaaacaattttggGGGTGCCGACCCGGCGGAGGGAGAGGAGAACGATTATGGAGACGGGGGTATGGACATGGATGATGGAGGCAACGGCGATGACTGA